A window of the bacterium genome harbors these coding sequences:
- a CDS encoding ABC transporter permease — translation MILSFIIGIILGFIAGYRGGFLDTALNRFAEVFLSFPIIYLIVLILALFGSSVFSVIVVLGISGWMSLFKIVKSEVLSIKQKDFFYTAELIGLHKIHLLFREIFPAVIIPIIVNMVFLFSNVILAEAALSYLGLGTGNEYPSWGSMISSGQEYITKAWWLITFPGLALILTLFTFNSSGRKLGKKLNPRMK, via the coding sequence GTGATATTATCATTTATTATTGGGATTATTCTGGGGTTCATTGCGGGTTACCGCGGTGGTTTTTTAGATACAGCGTTAAATCGCTTTGCTGAGGTCTTTTTATCATTTCCAATTATATATCTTATTGTTTTAATACTGGCTTTATTCGGCAGTTCGGTGTTTTCAGTAATTGTAGTGCTTGGAATTTCCGGCTGGATGAGCTTATTTAAAATTGTTAAAAGCGAAGTTCTTTCCATCAAGCAAAAAGATTTTTTCTATACTGCAGAACTGATCGGTTTACACAAGATTCACCTTCTCTTCAGAGAGATATTCCCCGCAGTTATTATTCCCATTATAGTTAACATGGTTTTTTTATTCAGCAATGTTATTCTTGCAGAAGCGGCTTTAAGTTATCTCGGGCTTGGAACCGGGAATGAATATCCTTCGTGGGGATCGATGATAAGTTCAGGTCAGGAATATATCACTAAAGCATGGTGGCTGATAACATTTCCAGGACTAGCTTTGATACTTACTTTGTTCACGTTTAATTCTTCAGGAAGAAAGCTTGGTAAAAAATTAAATCCAAGAATGAAATAA
- a CDS encoding ABC transporter permease: protein MKSGILKTILLRFFSSLLTLFLLISFLFVLIRLSPGNPTDKYISAKLGSELSDKIFEKFSLNQPIADQYFAFVTNVFKGDLGISYNYRQPVFEIIWEYFSFTLVFAITSIILQIGMSIWLSVWVIKWRSKLLDNFISNSAILVYSIPAFVLGVALIYIFSVEWNLFPISGLHSLDFENFSFFGKVIDTLHHLFLPLITLTAAGVAMFYKYTKDSMDEVLSQTFITNLVSSGLESNSILKKHVIPNSLRPIISVAGVELGILLGGTLITEVIFSLPGMGRLTIDSILSRDYPLVIGCVFTAGAVMIIANFLADIFKLKLDKRLLKGILN from the coding sequence ATGAAATCAGGAATCTTGAAGACAATTTTGCTTCGTTTCTTTTCCTCACTATTGACACTTTTTCTGCTTATAAGTTTTCTATTTGTATTAATCAGATTATCACCGGGCAATCCAACCGATAAATATATCTCGGCTAAACTCGGGAGTGAATTATCAGATAAAATTTTCGAAAAATTCTCACTTAATCAGCCGATTGCGGATCAATACTTTGCATTTGTTACAAATGTATTCAAGGGTGATTTAGGGATTTCTTATAATTACAGGCAGCCAGTCTTCGAAATCATTTGGGAGTATTTTTCATTTACACTTGTGTTTGCAATTACAAGTATTATCCTGCAGATAGGGATGAGTATCTGGCTTTCTGTGTGGGTTATAAAATGGCGGAGTAAGCTGCTCGACAATTTCATTTCCAACTCAGCAATTCTTGTTTATTCGATCCCGGCTTTTGTTTTAGGTGTTGCATTAATTTACATTTTTTCAGTTGAATGGAATTTGTTTCCTATTTCCGGTTTGCATTCACTTGACTTTGAAAACTTTTCTTTCTTTGGAAAGGTGATTGACACATTACATCATCTGTTTTTACCATTGATTACTCTTACAGCTGCCGGCGTTGCTATGTTCTATAAGTATACAAAGGACAGCATGGATGAAGTACTCAGTCAGACATTCATAACTAATCTTGTTTCCTCTGGACTGGAAAGCAACTCAATCTTAAAGAAACACGTTATCCCGAATTCATTGAGGCCAATAATCTCGGTTGCGGGTGTAGAATTGGGAATACTTCTTGGAGGGACATTAATAACAGAAGTAATATTCAGTCTCCCTGGTATGGGAAGATTGACAATCGATTCAATTCTTTCCAGAGATTATCCATTAGTAATTGGCTGTGTATTTACTGCAGGTGCTGTGATGATTATTGCAAATTTTCTAGCGGATATTTTTAAACTGAAGCTCGACAAAAGATTGCTTAAAGGAATTCTCAATTGA